The sequence TTATTTTTGCTATTATCAATAATTGGAATGCAACCCGCTAACAAAATGTAAGAGGCTGTGACAAAATGCACAATCATTTTGTCACAGCCTCTTACATTTTGTTGCGTAATAAAGACCTGCGCCAATTTCTAAGCTGCCTACGCGGCAGTGATCGTGCCTTCCATGCTGAAAGATGAAAACATCCATTTTTAAACTGCCTATACGGCAGTGATCTGCATCAAAGCATATGCGGAAACGCCTCAAATTTTCTAAACTGCCTATACGGCAGTGATCACCGTCATCAAATACCCGCCCCCTGTTTCCTCTGTTTCTAAACTGCCTATACGGCAGTGATCTCGTATTTGGCGAGGCCGTTGATCGTGATGGACTTTCTAAACTGCCTATACGGCAGTGATCCTGCTTAGGAGATAATCCGGCAACAGTCGCAATTTCTAAACTGCCTATACGGCAGTGATCTTTAGTCCTGGCATCATGGTGCATCAATGCATTTTCTAAACTGCCTATACGGCAGTGATCGCTGCGCATTGATTAGTGCGTTGACTGTAGTCTTTCTAAACTGCCTATACGGCAGTGATCGCGCGCTTCCATCGCCTTTGCGGCTGCGGTCATTTCTAAACTGCCTATACGGCAGTGATCTAATACTGGCCTTTAAGGTCAGCAAGGTCAAATTTCTAAACTGCCTATACGGCAGTGATCATGCCAAGATCCTCCATGCTGTCTCCACGGATTTTCTAAACTGCCTATACGGCAGTGATCTATTTATCGTAGCCATCCATGCCATACTTATTTTTCTAAACTGCCTATACGGCAGTGATCCGGAACAACGCCGCCACAAAATCCTTTGTCCTTTTCTAAACTGCCTATACGGCAGTGATCGTATCAACCGCGCAATTTCGTTATAGTCAAACTTTCTAAACTGCCTATACGGCAGTGATCTGACAAGATGAAGGTTTCTTTACAGGCGGCAATTTCTAAACTGCCTATACGGCAGTGATCGACCTACGGAAATTGGTCTGGCAGGCAAAAAATTTCTAAACTGCCTATACGGCAGTGATCCTGTTGAACAAGGAACGGGGCAGGGCCAAGAATTTCTAAACTGCCTATACGGCAGTGATCCTTAGCTTTTGTTAATTTTTGTTTACTTTGAGTTTCTAAACTGCCTATACGGCAGTGATCAAGTTTTTCTACTGTATTCATTCTTGGATAACTTTCTAAACTGCCTATACGGCAGTGATCACGGCGTTCAACTTTTCAAAGGATAATTTGCAATTTCTAAACTGCCTATACGGCAGTGATCGTGACACCAACACTGTATTTGCAACCGGGGAATTTCTAAACTGCCTATACGGCAGTGATCATACGGATGCAGAAGGCGTTGAGCGTGACCTTTTTCTAAACTGCCTATACGGCAGTGATCTTCAATCGCTCTGATTTCTTCAAGCTGTTCATTTTCTAAACTGCCTATACGGCAGTGATCGATCTTGCAAAGCTGAAAGACCTTCATTCACATTTCTAAACTGCCTATACGGCAGTGATCTATGCAAATGCATAGATATTTCTTAGATTTTATCATACCATTCGGAATTACGTGATGCAAAACCCTTTTTAAGGGGGCTTCGAAAAAAGCACGATAAAATCCAGCTTTTCCCGAAGCCTTTTTTATTTGGGTCAAAATTCAGGTACCGCAACACCTTTGCTAAGACCATAAGAAGTGAATTCGCCCTGGCCTTCTTCTTTCTTTTCTTCTTTTTTGATGAAAAGATTGAAGATTTGTCCTGTAGATAAGCTCTTTAGCTGAATGAAAGGAAGATCATACTTTTCTTCTCTTTGATTCAGCAGTTTAAATGCTTCCTTTTCAGTAACTTCAGGATGCCTTTTTGTATACCGGCGAGCTTTTCTCGCAATGGAGCTGTCCGGCTGGTATCTGGTGAATTTTACGTAGCCTTTCACTTTGGATTTCGGTACTTCACGAATGCTTGTGATATGAACGTAATCACTCAATCGTCTCAGTGCTTTTTTCAGATCCAGTTTTTTCAGATCTGCTTCTTCCGGTGCAAAAACTCTTGCCTTTTTCCCAATAGTTCCATCGGCATATTCAGGAAATGAGATTCCATAGATTTGTTTATGTTCTATATTTTCCCGTTCGGCGAATGCCAAATGAATCTGTGCATAGACTTTTGTCCAAAGGAAATCCGGTGGAATTTCAGCATCCGGAATCAATGTAATTTCTTGATAGTATTTCATCATAATAAATTACTCGTTATCGTTCTTGCCAAAGACACCGCCGCGTACCAAGACTGCCATGACATAGTTTTTATCATCATCGGAATCAAGATCTACACCATTGGAATAATCATCGAAGAGTGTATAGAAGTCTTTCTTTTCTGTTGGTGTTCTGTAAGCAATGCCCATGTTTGTGACGGCGCCAAATGGTTCAGCAGCAATTGGTCCTGTCTCAATATCATCAAAGCTCGGATACCACGTATCAATTGTACGAATAGCGTTACCAAGTTTCTGAGAATGCATAGCCGCAATATCATTTACCTGATAAAGTACTTTGCTCTTTTTATCTTTACCCTCCACTTTGTCTTTATTCAGGATCATTTCTTCACTGGGATATACTTCCTGGCCCTGCCCTTCGAAAGCAAATGCCGTGACTTTCAGGAGAAGATAGTCTCTTCTTCCACAAAGCGCATCAGCAATGAGACCTGCCAGTTCTTCTACATCATCAGAAGTAGCACCGAAATCTTTCAGAGAGAAATCGTATGCATTAAAGATCCATTCTTTTTCCACACCTTCTTCTTTCAAAACGGCAACATGGACTTCAATTTTTTCTGCACCGACACGGTTTCTCCAGAGGAAACGGCCATTTGCAAGGTTCAGCGCATAGCGACGGGACAATTCCTTGAATCCATTTTCTGCAATGAAATTTTCTCCCATTTTCTTGATGCTTTCATAATGCTTTGGTTCGCTGCAGGCACATGGATACTGAACGCCAGAGAGTACTTTGACTGTGAATTCAAGTTTTAACGTATCCTGATCTAAATTTAAAGAAGCACTGTCAACAGTTTGAGGATTAGCATTCTGAATCTTCTCGTTCAGTTTGGCTGGATCCCCTTTAACTGCTTTCGTTTGGCGGTTAGAAACTGTGCCACGAACTGATTTTTCTTGAAGTCGGACTGGAACAGCTTTGTCGTTTCTGTCTTCCCATGTTGTTCCAAACATATAACCATCGGATACAACCAGTTTCTTTTCAAATGCAAGTACTTCCCCTTTATCTTTTTTTGCCATTTTATATTCCTCCCTAATTAAATTTTCTGATTTCTGCAAAGATACAATTCTTGACTTTCATCGTAAGCATAACGCCACATCATATCGTCAATTGAATCAAAATGATATGGCATGCGGAATTCGCCAAGTGTTACGACACTTTCTGCGAAACGATGCTGCGTTTCTTTATCACGCTGATTTCTGCAGATTCCTAGTGGTGATAACCCCTTAAAGCCTACAGCAATTGGGACGATCCATCCTGTACCTTTTCTGGAATAATCCCACCCTGTAACCTTCCCGCTTTCATCTTTTCGTGCGCTCATATTGACTTTCGTATAGTCAAGTAGTGCATCAAGACCGTTGGCGCCATTTCCCATCTCCTGCTTCAGAATATCGCGTCTTTCAATGATGACATAGCCAGGCATGAGCCTACTTCTTAGATGGCGTACTTCAGCCAAATTATCTTCATTTGCAGCTTCTATACTAATACTTTGTATGCCATTGATGTCTCCACCTGCAATTTTCATCCGCCAGATTTCATTCCGAACTTTTTCCAGCAGAGTCTCTTTTTCATCAGCTTTAAAACCCTTCATCTCAATCAAAATAGAAACAACAAGATCAATGCGCGGTTCTTCAATGGCCGAGGGTCTGGTTCCATCTATTTTTAGTGGATTAGCTGTATTAACAATAGCATTTGCATAAGCACCTTTAAACACATGAAGTCTTGTTTTGTGGAAGCTGACTGCGACACCTGTAAAATGGATCTCTGAAAAACCAGTATCTTCTCCCTTTTTTCGCTCCAGACCACGAACCTTTCTTTCGAGAGCATGAACAGCTCCCAGCCATGCCGTCATAGCAGGAACTCCGATCGTATATGTACTGCTCATCGCATTTGCGTTATGAATTTTCACTTTTCTAATCACAAGATATTTGCTCATAATCCCAGTCTCACCTCCTCACGCAGCTGATCATAAATGGCATTTCTGAAATAATCTGTCTCTGCATCGCCAAGAGCCACTTTTTGCTTCCCTTTTATTTTTTCATAGATATAGATAATCCAGCGTGTGAAATCTTTGCTGACAGCTTCTATCCACTTGTCATCTTTTCTTTCGCTTTCGTATGCATTGTCAAGCCAGATTTTCTGGGAACGTGGAAGTTCATCATACTTTTCATCATCACTCCATCCAGAAGGATTCTCTTCACGAATTCTACCCGCTGTCATCATGGCAGTATCAATGATTCCTCCGATGATTCGATCCCTCTTATCTCTAATGTTTGCATTATTCCAATTGATTTTAAACAATGCGTGCAACCGGGATACGAATGACTTGTATTCTGAATACGGAACGGATTCTCTAAAGAAATTCCGCTTGGGAAGAATTAAATCCCGTTTATTTAGAACAGGGGGCATTGATGAAAGAAGATAAGCTTCTCCATGGTAAAGCTTATTGAGTCCACTGACGTTCTGCGGTTTTGTCCCGCCAAAGGTGATGACCGTCTTATCCCAGATATCGCTGCAGTCTTTTCCATAGTTTGGACTTTTAGACTGTTTAGAATCCATACAGTTTCTGCAAATTATATCCACCTTATTAAATAAAGTATATGACTCACTAGTACTGGGAAGAATAGTTAAAAGATGATACTCACCTTTACCAATTGGGAAATAAACTTGTCTGAGATCTTTATCTGTATAACCTTCTGTACTTTTCTTAAGTCCCATAAACTGCTGGTACAAGTTTTCAGTGTCAAAACCAAACGTTTTAAGTTCATCAGCTTTTCCATCTCTATTTAAAATATGCTCAAAGATCGTTAAACCATCATTCATTTTATAAAGAAGAAGTGACGCTGATGTCATGACCCCTGCAGATGTATACACAATATCGGTTTTGCTCTGAGTATTTTCTGTTGTTAAATATCCATCAGGACGTTCTTTCTCTTCAACATAGATATGAACTTTACTATCTGGATTTGTAAACTTTCCAACGTGTGTCGCTAATGCGTACCCCAGTATTTCTGTATTAAAATGATCACTTACCCACTTGCTAATTTCTATCTTCAAATCATCTTCATTAATGGACTCATCCAACAATTTTTTGTATTTTTCTGTCTCCTTCTTAGCCGCTTCCTTCTTAGCCGCTGCTTTGGCTTTAATTTCTAGAAATTCCGCAATTTCTCCCAAGTTTCTCCCTTCCTCTCTTTTTTTAAACACGTGCTTTTGAAAATAATCCGAATTGATCAGAATAAAACCATTCTTTCTCTAAATTGTCAGGTATGATGATTTCTCCATACTTTTTAGACGTTTCTAAAAGAATTTCTTCTTCTTGTCTGGGGTCTGAATCATTTACATAATGTTCCAATGCGTCTTTATAATTCCTTTTCAGCCATAAGTTTTTCTCGATCCCATCCTCAAATTTTGGAAATGCTTCAATGCTTCTCTTTCTTCCCACGGAAACAAATTCCTTATCTATATACTCGGAGAACTTGATTTTGTTATCTTCAAACAACACTGTCAGTTTGACGTCAGGATATGTCTTCTCTCTAAAATGATTAAATTTCTGTGGCAATGCGGTCATCCACCAATACTCTTCATTCCAACCATTCATTGTCTTTGCTCCGCCGTTTTCTTTATCGTTGAAATCTTCCATTACTTTCTGCTCGAGATCAATTAAATTCGTTCTCCAGCTTAGCGGATCTTCTTTTCTAATACGCGGGATGGAATCAATCCTCTTTAAGACATCCTCTTTCAGAATATCTTTAAGATCATGACTTTCCAGCTTATTCTTTCCACTTTCATAGCCTGGATAAATAAATGCAGGTGACTTTCCATTTAATCCTCTTATATTCCATCGCATAACGGCTATATTTTTCTTCTCAATATTCCCGCTCATGATTCTATGACGGAGGACTCGTCCGGCAAGCTGGATAATCGAACGATATGACGAAGGCTCAATCACTGACCAATCCAGATCGTGATCCCTGCCTACTTCTTCTACTGGCGTTGCAACAATAATGAAAACGACATAATCTGTTGTTGCTTGATCAATATGTTTTCGGAGAACCGGATCCTTGATATCAACAGGCTCTCCATATAAAGTTTTCCTCTTCAATATATGGTCAAGGTATTTTTCCTGCTCATGACGAAGCAGTAAAATCTGCCGGCTGTGATAGGTCATAATACGCGGTGTTATATCATCTTTATCCCAATCCGTATTCTGCAGTAAGTACAAGCTGACTTTGACACAGGGTTCAATATTTGCCATACGAACGACACCGATAGATACCTTTTTCCCTGTTTTCTTATCTACAACAAAATTCTCTTTAGAAAGACGGACAATTTGTCTCCGGATACTTTCAAAGTACGATTGCATCTTGCCAGATTTGGCAGCTCCAGTGTCTTCCCCGCAGTCAGCTATGTATCCCGACCTCCTTATTATTTGTCGTGTTAATTTAGCGACGCGCTTTTCGATGAATGACTGATGAAATGCGCTATAGTCGGAATCATCATCTGTATTCATGAACTTCATCTCAGTTCGGAACTCATCACAGAGTACGACACTGACACGCTTCTTTGAAATAAAGAAACTGTTCCTGCATTTCACACCGGCTATATAGGCACGGTACATACCTTCTGCCAGATCAGGAGGAATTGTCGCTGACGAAAGAACGACATTTCTTCCATACATTCCCGCCAGATGCACGAGCCGGGAAATGGCAGTCAGGTCTTTTTGCGCAAAGTCATCAATTTCATCGATAACAAGGTCAGAGGACATCAGCCGGAGCATCGGAAGGATGAAGCGTCCGCCTCGGACTGTTTCCGTAGCCCCCATAATATGATCGATTGTCGCAACGAGAACGGGTTTGTACAAGAAAGCACTGTTCTTATCTGCATCGATTCCTCTCGCAGGTTTGAAGAAAATATTCATGAAAGCTCGCTGCTCATCGTTCAAAGAGTCTTCATAAGCAAGCCCTTCAGCGAGAGATATATCTTCGCCGTCTTCATCTTCCATTGCTGATCGTTTTTCTTCC is a genomic window of Veillonellaceae bacterium containing:
- the cas6f gene encoding type I-F CRISPR-associated endoribonuclease Cas6/Csy4, which translates into the protein MMKYYQEITLIPDAEIPPDFLWTKVYAQIHLAFAERENIEHKQIYGISFPEYADGTIGKKARVFAPEEADLKKLDLKKALRRLSDYVHITSIREVPKSKVKGYVKFTRYQPDSSIARKARRYTKRHPEVTEKEAFKLLNQREEKYDLPFIQLKSLSTGQIFNLFIKKEEKKEEGQGEFTSYGLSKGVAVPEF
- the csy3 gene encoding type I-F CRISPR-associated protein Csy3 — protein: MAKKDKGEVLAFEKKLVVSDGYMFGTTWEDRNDKAVPVRLQEKSVRGTVSNRQTKAVKGDPAKLNEKIQNANPQTVDSASLNLDQDTLKLEFTVKVLSGVQYPCACSEPKHYESIKKMGENFIAENGFKELSRRYALNLANGRFLWRNRVGAEKIEVHVAVLKEEGVEKEWIFNAYDFSLKDFGATSDDVEELAGLIADALCGRRDYLLLKVTAFAFEGQGQEVYPSEEMILNKDKVEGKDKKSKVLYQVNDIAAMHSQKLGNAIRTIDTWYPSFDDIETGPIAAEPFGAVTNMGIAYRTPTEKKDFYTLFDDYSNGVDLDSDDDKNYVMAVLVRGGVFGKNDNE
- the csy2 gene encoding type I-F CRISPR-associated protein Csy2; the protein is MSKYLVIRKVKIHNANAMSSTYTIGVPAMTAWLGAVHALERKVRGLERKKGEDTGFSEIHFTGVAVSFHKTRLHVFKGAYANAIVNTANPLKIDGTRPSAIEEPRIDLVVSILIEMKGFKADEKETLLEKVRNEIWRMKIAGGDINGIQSISIEAANEDNLAEVRHLRSRLMPGYVIIERRDILKQEMGNGANGLDALLDYTKVNMSARKDESGKVTGWDYSRKGTGWIVPIAVGFKGLSPLGICRNQRDKETQHRFAESVVTLGEFRMPYHFDSIDDMMWRYAYDESQELYLCRNQKI
- a CDS encoding type I-F CRISPR-associated protein Csy1 — translated: MGEIAEFLEIKAKAAAKKEAAKKETEKYKKLLDESINEDDLKIEISKWVSDHFNTEILGYALATHVGKFTNPDSKVHIYVEEKERPDGYLTTENTQSKTDIVYTSAGVMTSASLLLYKMNDGLTIFEHILNRDGKADELKTFGFDTENLYQQFMGLKKSTEGYTDKDLRQVYFPIGKGEYHLLTILPSTSESYTLFNKVDIICRNCMDSKQSKSPNYGKDCSDIWDKTVITFGGTKPQNVSGLNKLYHGEAYLLSSMPPVLNKRDLILPKRNFFRESVPYSEYKSFVSRLHALFKINWNNANIRDKRDRIIGGIIDTAMMTAGRIREENPSGWSDDEKYDELPRSQKIWLDNAYESERKDDKWIEAVSKDFTRWIIYIYEKIKGKQKVALGDAETDYFRNAIYDQLREEVRLGL
- the cas3f gene encoding type I-F CRISPR-associated helicase Cas3f, whose translation is MMVLLISRSTGKSQKTVRTILDSFAERIGDDAWRTVITADGLEAVRTALRRNATKNTAVSCHWIRSRARSDLLWIVGDRSQFNDSGAVPVNTTKKKIIHSEWENDWQYLPIVKELAGLAGLFHDWGKASDFFQKKLRAGTKERDPFRHEWMSCKMIEACVEASGDFEDDTPWLKKFADGTFEEETVLNILENEAKAGKSDVTKLKKLPPAAECLTWLILSHHKLPDLKKDDRRAYEDEKRETFYEMMKSLKSSWGYENDDPDFVEKRQECFRFSHGVLWNEGNIWKKHLKKWTGRLLQDYDTLKQIMKNPDYDPAFREILLNARLALVLGDHYFSSLDGDTKQDDGKWGARDLWANTFSFRNKKRKSEKNQFLEEHVTGVSDQALRVAHQLPRFAEEMEKTYDVKALKKRSPGKFSWQDKAAETIRNFRKARGEDQVSFVINMASTGCGKTFANAKIMRALSPGGDSLRYILALGLRTLTLQTGDEYRERIKLSKDDLAVLIGSKAVLELHEGDKELEEKRSAMEDEDGEDISLAEGLAYEDSLNDEQRAFMNIFFKPARGIDADKNSAFLYKPVLVATIDHIMGATETVRGGRFILPMLRLMSSDLVIDEIDDFAQKDLTAISRLVHLAGMYGRNVVLSSATIPPDLAEGMYRAYIAGVKCRNSFFISKKRVSVVLCDEFRTEMKFMNTDDDSDYSAFHQSFIEKRVAKLTRQIIRRSGYIADCGEDTGAAKSGKMQSYFESIRRQIVRLSKENFVVDKKTGKKVSIGVVRMANIEPCVKVSLYLLQNTDWDKDDITPRIMTYHSRQILLLRHEQEKYLDHILKRKTLYGEPVDIKDPVLRKHIDQATTDYVVFIIVATPVEEVGRDHDLDWSVIEPSSYRSIIQLAGRVLRHRIMSGNIEKKNIAVMRWNIRGLNGKSPAFIYPGYESGKNKLESHDLKDILKEDVLKRIDSIPRIRKEDPLSWRTNLIDLEQKVMEDFNDKENGGAKTMNGWNEEYWWMTALPQKFNHFREKTYPDVKLTVLFEDNKIKFSEYIDKEFVSVGRKRSIEAFPKFEDGIEKNLWLKRNYKDALEHYVNDSDPRQEEEILLETSKKYGEIIIPDNLEKEWFYSDQFGLFSKARV